Proteins from one Legionella taurinensis genomic window:
- a CDS encoding potassium transporter Kup, whose translation MAEKKFSFKLSLAALGVVFGDIGTSPLYAIRETLWGLPINQLDVMGVLSLVFWSLIIVISLKYLAVVLRADNDGEGGILALLALLKRKRARHEHLFYLVAIFGAGLLIGDGMLTPAISVTSSIEGLKTVSPQLEKWVVPFSCVILIALFSLQYKGTAKIGFAFGPLLLIWFVTIAILGMNKIIDNPEVLKAVNPYYAFEFFRENGMKGFFLLGGVFLVVTGGEAMYADIGHFGKNPIRASWFMIALPCLLLNYFGQCANLLAHPEDIDNPFYNLAPDGFFIPLLIISTIATIIASQALITATFSLTRQAVLLGLYPKLQIIQTSKEHAGQIYIPQVNFFLMIGTLLLIIIFQSSANLAHAYGIAVNLTMLMVTLMVAYASIKVWHWSLVRTLLVFSLFVSVDLLFLASNSHKFITGGWVPIGFALLVATVMFTWNNGLQYLKNNYYMAKEDISKIVKQLHYKTLNKLPGLTAIFITDTYDRSGGSFLHFLKLSLSVPQNILIVNYIVRNRPHIYVKHRFEVNKLDETIYELTLNYGFMDNISIPEALEILNEKGILPFKLNVDNATYLVEIPNIMASREKRSLNFYWQEKLFAFLMRNYSVNLNIEFYKLPYNRTMAIGTYFQI comes from the coding sequence ATGGCAGAGAAAAAATTTTCATTCAAATTATCCCTGGCTGCATTGGGGGTGGTATTTGGGGATATTGGAACCAGCCCTTTGTATGCCATTCGTGAAACCCTGTGGGGACTCCCCATCAATCAGCTGGACGTCATGGGGGTTTTATCCCTGGTGTTCTGGTCGCTGATTATTGTAATTTCCCTCAAATACCTGGCGGTGGTTCTGCGGGCCGACAACGATGGCGAGGGCGGTATTTTAGCCTTACTGGCCCTGTTGAAACGCAAACGTGCCCGTCACGAGCACCTGTTTTATCTTGTGGCTATTTTTGGGGCTGGATTATTAATCGGTGACGGGATGCTGACGCCGGCTATTTCAGTCACCAGTTCCATTGAAGGTTTAAAAACCGTGTCGCCGCAACTGGAAAAATGGGTGGTTCCTTTTTCCTGCGTCATTCTAATCGCTTTATTTTCCCTGCAATACAAAGGAACGGCCAAAATAGGTTTTGCCTTTGGACCCCTGTTGTTGATTTGGTTTGTGACCATCGCTATCCTGGGGATGAATAAAATTATTGATAATCCCGAGGTACTGAAAGCGGTTAACCCTTATTATGCGTTTGAGTTTTTTCGAGAAAACGGCATGAAAGGCTTTTTTTTGCTGGGGGGCGTTTTTCTGGTGGTGACCGGTGGGGAAGCCATGTATGCTGACATTGGCCATTTTGGTAAAAATCCTATCCGTGCCAGTTGGTTTATGATTGCCTTGCCCTGTCTGTTATTGAATTATTTTGGCCAATGCGCCAATCTCCTCGCCCACCCTGAAGACATTGACAACCCGTTTTACAATCTTGCGCCCGACGGCTTTTTTATCCCTCTGCTCATCATTTCAACCATTGCCACCATCATTGCTTCCCAGGCGTTGATTACCGCGACCTTTTCATTGACGCGGCAAGCGGTGTTGCTTGGGCTTTATCCTAAACTGCAGATCATTCAAACCTCCAAAGAGCACGCGGGGCAGATTTACATTCCTCAGGTTAATTTTTTCCTGATGATTGGCACCTTGTTGCTGATTATTATTTTCCAGAGTTCAGCCAATCTTGCTCATGCTTACGGCATTGCCGTTAACCTGACCATGCTGATGGTTACCCTGATGGTGGCCTATGCGTCCATCAAGGTCTGGCATTGGTCGCTTGTCAGGACACTTTTGGTGTTTTCGTTATTTGTGTCGGTTGATTTGCTGTTTCTGGCATCCAATTCGCACAAATTCATTACCGGCGGGTGGGTGCCGATTGGGTTTGCCTTGCTTGTCGCCACCGTCATGTTTACCTGGAATAACGGTCTGCAGTATTTAAAAAATAATTACTACATGGCAAAAGAAGACATCTCCAAAATAGTGAAGCAATTGCATTACAAAACCTTAAACAAGCTTCCCGGGCTAACGGCCATTTTTATTACCGATACCTACGATCGAAGCGGGGGTAGTTTCCTGCATTTCTTAAAACTGAGTCTTTCCGTTCCTCAAAACATTCTGATAGTCAATTACATCGTGCGTAATCGCCCGCACATTTACGTTAAACATCGTTTTGAAGTCAATAAACTCGATGAAACCATTTATGAATTAACCCTGAACTATGGCTTTATGGATAACATTTCCATTCCCGAGGCGCTGGAAATATTAAATGAGAAGGGAATTCTGCCGTTCAAACTGAATGTGGATAATGCCACTTACCTGGTGGAAATCCCCAACATCATGGCGTCGCGCGAGAAACGCTCCCTTAATTTTTATTG
- the cmpA gene encoding C-OmpA-like family protein CmpA, producing MSPKHAARYLAISSLLLPLSLSGCYKPPYNNFKPYNTMPKYTAKGATYGLIAGTVASAASSAAIPGGIVVGGIAGAATSLYKETKQAIVNDLNGQDIQFVEYGDTMTLIVPTDRYYVFDTPELNDICYPALVNIVRLLRLYPNSTIYVAGFTDNIGSRRHKQKLSQARAEAMLTFLWANGIQAQRLTAEGYGDKHDVSDNKIIHGSAQNRRVEIQWFNAPIARPAPMPAVAMTK from the coding sequence ATGTCACCCAAACACGCCGCCCGATACCTGGCTATATCAAGCCTGCTGCTGCCTTTGTCTCTGAGCGGCTGCTACAAACCACCCTACAATAACTTCAAACCCTATAACACCATGCCCAAATACACGGCCAAGGGGGCAACCTACGGTCTTATCGCCGGTACCGTGGCCAGTGCCGCCAGTTCAGCAGCCATTCCAGGGGGCATTGTGGTCGGCGGCATTGCGGGAGCGGCCACCAGCCTTTATAAGGAAACCAAACAAGCCATCGTGAACGATCTGAACGGACAGGACATTCAATTTGTTGAGTACGGCGATACCATGACGTTAATTGTGCCGACCGACCGTTATTATGTCTTTGATACGCCAGAATTGAATGATATCTGTTATCCGGCCCTGGTCAATATTGTGCGATTGCTTCGTTTATATCCAAATAGTACTATCTATGTTGCCGGGTTTACCGATAATATCGGTTCAAGACGGCATAAACAAAAGCTGTCGCAAGCCCGCGCCGAAGCCATGCTGACTTTTTTATGGGCCAATGGCATTCAAGCCCAGCGCCTGACGGCGGAAGGGTATGGCGACAAGCATGACGTTTCAGACAATAAAATCATTCATGGCAGCGCTCAAAATCGCCGTGTGGAAATACAATGGTTTAATGCGCCCATTGCACGCCCCGCGCCTATGCCGGCCGTGGCCATGACAAAATAG
- a CDS encoding amino acid permease has product MKSRFIGGILLVVGTSIGGGMLALPVANAATGFWQSTFFLFLCWAVMTLGALFILEANLYLPRGKHMVSMAEATLGKAGLLAAWLSYLFLLYTLLSAYISGGADIFASLFSRIGLHLNEWQASLLFTLAFGAVVYAGIRSVDLLNRGLMFGKLGVYLILVVLIAPHIQLNYLDGGNYRYIAGSIMLLITSFGFAIIVPNLREYFNDDIKTLRRVILIGSFIPLLCYLAWDAVIIGTLPSTGDSGLAALMHSDRTNSELAAMLAKTVHSTLITSLFNFFTSICMLTAFLGVSLCLISFLADGLKVEQKGKEGLGLFLLTFLPPLLLVLYYPGAYISALSYAGIFCVILLLLLPALMVMLGRKKFKSEYQVPGGRLTPVFVIFCSFLLLIHAVLQMLHVL; this is encoded by the coding sequence ATGAAATCCAGATTCATTGGCGGCATTCTTCTCGTTGTAGGCACATCCATTGGCGGTGGCATGTTGGCGCTGCCGGTCGCTAATGCCGCGACTGGTTTCTGGCAATCAACCTTCTTTCTTTTTTTATGTTGGGCGGTCATGACCTTGGGCGCTCTGTTTATCCTTGAAGCCAATCTCTATTTGCCCCGCGGCAAACACATGGTTTCCATGGCGGAAGCCACGTTAGGCAAGGCAGGGTTATTGGCTGCCTGGCTGAGCTACCTTTTTCTCCTGTATACCCTTTTATCCGCCTACATCTCAGGCGGGGCGGACATTTTTGCCAGCCTGTTTTCCCGTATAGGACTGCACCTCAATGAATGGCAGGCCAGTTTATTGTTTACCTTAGCCTTCGGCGCGGTGGTTTATGCCGGGATCCGCAGCGTCGATTTGCTCAACCGTGGGCTGATGTTCGGTAAACTCGGGGTGTATTTGATTCTGGTGGTCCTGATCGCGCCCCACATTCAATTAAATTACCTCGATGGCGGCAATTACCGCTACATTGCCGGCAGCATCATGCTGTTAATCACTTCTTTTGGTTTCGCCATCATCGTTCCCAATCTTCGCGAATACTTTAATGATGACATCAAAACTTTGAGGCGGGTTATTTTAATTGGCTCCTTCATTCCCCTGCTTTGCTACCTGGCGTGGGATGCAGTGATCATTGGCACCCTGCCATCAACCGGCGATTCCGGGTTGGCCGCGTTAATGCACAGTGATCGCACCAACAGCGAATTAGCGGCCATGCTCGCAAAAACGGTGCACAGCACCCTCATTACCTCCTTGTTTAATTTCTTCACTTCCATTTGCATGCTCACGGCTTTTCTGGGTGTTTCGCTCTGCTTGATTAGCTTTCTGGCTGACGGTCTTAAAGTGGAACAAAAGGGCAAGGAAGGCTTGGGTTTGTTTCTGTTAACCTTCCTCCCCCCCCTGCTTCTGGTGCTTTATTATCCTGGAGCCTACATTTCCGCACTGAGTTATGCCGGTATTTTTTGTGTGATTTTATTGTTGCTTTTACCCGCATTGATGGTCATGCTGGGGCGGAAAAAGTTTAAAAGTGAATACCAGGTCCCAGGCGGGAGGTTGACCCCTGTTTTTGTGATTTTTTGTTCATTTTTATTATTAATTCATGCAGTATTGCAAATGCTGCATGTGCTATAG